TTCCAGGATGTATTGCGGGTGCGGATTGGCTTTGGCCTCATGCGCCGCCATGGCATTGGCGATGGCCTGATTGGTCGCCACCACCACGGCGGGATCCATGATCAGTTGCACGATAGCGGTGTTGCTGACGATCAGTAACATGCTGATGATCATATCCGCACCTACACCCTCGGACAGTACCGGTTTCGGTGTCGCCGGGAAATTGGATACTCCCAGCAATTTATTGCCGCCGCCGTTGCCGCCGATCAATCCCAGTTCGCGGATAGTCCAACCGCCGACCGTCGGGATCAACACACATTCGCACTTGAGCAGACCGGGGTTCTCGGGATCGGTGGTAATGCTGGTGATCGGCAGCCGATGTACCTCATGCACCAGCGCGGTCATCGATTGCGCGGGCGTCACTGCAGAGCCGTTGCCATCGCCGATTGCAATGTGCGTGATCGGCAGCGTCAACCCGGACACTTCCGCATTGCCCCATTCGGCTAGACCAGTATCGGTCAAGAAGCCGTAGTATGTTTGTGTCATTGATTAATCCTTATTCGAGCGGGTAAATCGTTATCGATTGCGTGACATGCACACTAATCGCCGAGTGCACCGCTAAATCCGGCGATGTCAATTCAGTTATCTGGTAAGGCTGTATTTCTATAATCTGGCCGTACAGACACGAGATCGCGGCATGCACATTCAAATTGGAACGTGCGATCAATTCCAAGTCGTAATGGCTGCGCACTGGCTTTGCCGCGTCGATTTGCCGCCGGATCGCCGCAATCGCTGCGGCATCGATACCGCGATTGCTGATGTCCA
The nucleotide sequence above comes from Gammaproteobacteria bacterium. Encoded proteins:
- a CDS encoding phage tail protein — protein: MTQTYYGFLTDTGLAEWGNAEVSGLTLPITHIAIGDGNGSAVTPAQSMTALVHEVHRLPITSITTDPENPGLLKCECVLIPTVGGWTIRELGLIGGNGGGNKLLGVSNFPATPKPVLSEGVGADMIISMLLIVSNTAIVQLIMDPAVVVATNQAIANAMAAHEAKANPHPQYILESKRAAANGVASLDGSGLVPLSQLPSSLASDAEVSAAMSAHLAESDPHPQYATDADLVAVVNANNRLFRKKIWRHR